GTCGTCCATCCGGTCATCGAGGAGGGTGCCGGGGGCCGGCGGGCGGCGGAGGAAGGACTCGAGGAATACCGGCGGCGGTTTCCGCAGGCGAACGCGGTCATGGTCCACGGGCGGATGAAGGCCGCCGAGAGGGATCGGAACCTGGCGCTGTTCGCCGAAGGGAAGGCCCAGATCTTGATCGCGACGACCGTCATCGAAGTCGGGATCGATGTGCCCGAAGCGTCGGTCATCGTCGTCGAGGACGCCGACCGGTTCGGTCTCGCGCAGCTTCACCAGCTCCGGGGCCGGGTGGGACGAGGAGAACTCGCGTCGTACTGCGTGCTCATCGCATCTCCGGATGCCTCGGCCGCCGCACTCGAGCGGCTCGCCGTCCTGGAGGCGACCGCGGACGGATTTCGGGTCGCCGAGAAGGATCTCGAACTGCGGGGCCCGGGCGAACTGGCGGGCACCGCCCAGTCGGGCATGCCCTCCTTCAAGGTCGCGGATATCGTCCGGCACCAGTCGCTGCTGCTCGCCGCGCGGGAACAGGCGTTCGAACTCGTCGAGCGGTTGGGGGAGGGGGGGCTCCCCGAAGATCTCCTCCGCGAAGTGATGCGCCGTCACGGCGAACGCCTGCGGTTGGCGGATATCGGCTGATGCCGTGCCCTCCGGTCGACACGGGCGACCCCTGCCGCCCGGCGGGCCGGGCGCGCGGGCGCGTCGCCGCCGCCCTGATCACGGTCCAGATCCTGTTCGGACTCCACTATCTGGCCGCCAAGCGGCTGTTGGAGGAGATCGAACCGAGGGTGTGGGCGCTGGCGCGAGTGGCGGCGGCGGCGGTCCTGCTGGCGGCGGCGGTGCGGCTCGGCCGGCGACGGTGGCCCCGAAGACAGGACCGCCTGGCGGTGGCGGGGTTGTCGCTGTTCGGAGTCGTGATCAATCAGGTCTGCTTCGTCGAGGGGCTGAGCCGGACGAGTCCCACCCACTCGGCGCTGATCAACACGACGATTCCCGTCCTCACGCTGCTGATCGCGATCCTCCTGCGACAGGAGCGAGTCGACCGGCGGCGGGTTCTGGCCGTCGCGCTGGCGTTCGCCGGAGCTCTGGCCATCATCGATCCTCGCTCGGCGGCCGCGGAGCCGGTGCGCGTGGCCGGCGACCTGCTCACGGCGTTGAACGCGGCGTCGTTCGCGCTGTTCCTCGTCCTGAGCAAGCCGGTGGTGGCGCGGAACGATCCCCTCGGAGTCACGGCACTGCTCTTCCTCTTCGGTGCGGGGGGCGTGCTGGCCGTGGCCGCGCCGGAGCTGCCAGGTTTCCGTCCGGGCGAGGTCTCCGCCGAGGCGTGGGGCCTCGCGGTGTTCATCGTCGTCGGCCCGACGGTCGGCGCCTACCTGCTGAACTACTGGGCGCTGGCTCGGGCCGCCTCTTCCGAGGTCGCGCTGTTCATCTATCTGCAGCCGCTGGTCGCGGCAGGTCTCGCCACGGCCTGTTTCGGCGAACGGCCGGGGATGCGCGTGATCGGCGGCGGGCTGCTCGTCTGCGCCGGCGTGTACGCGGCGGTCCGGGTGCCGACCCCCGCCGGCGGCGATCGATATCCGCGCTGGCGTGGCGGCTGAGAGCGATCAGGCCGGCTCGCGCAGGTCTCCGAGGGCGAGGCGGACCAGCGTCGCCACCATCACGCCCGTCGCTCCCTCGGGGCCGTCGCCATCCCTGCCGTCCGACCAGGACGCGGGGGAGATGTCGAGGTGGGCCCAGGGCGTGCGGCCGGCGAAATGGCCGATGAACAGCCCCCCGGCGATGACGCCGGCCTCGCCGCGACGGCCGACATTTCGCAGGTCCGCGACCTTGCCCTTGATCGCTTCGCGGTACTCGGGATCGGCCGGCAGGCGCCAAACGCGCTCCCCGACCTCGGCGGCGGCGGTTTCGAGGTCGGTCAGGAGCGACTCGTCGTTGCCGAGAAGGGGCACGCGGACGCGCCCCAAGGCGATCATCGCGGCGCCGGTGAGCGTGGCCACGTCCACGATGCGCGTGGCGCCCTCGCGAACGGCGAGCGCGACGGCGTCGGCCAGCACCAGCCGCCCTTCGGCGTCGGTGTTCCCGATCTCGATGGTGGTTCCGTCGAGGGCACGGACGACGTCGCCCGGCCGGAGGGCGTTGCCCGCCACGGCGTTCTCGGCAGCCGCGATGTAGAAGCGGACGTTGGCCTCCGGTTCGAGAGCGGCGATCGCTTGCGCCGCGCCGAGGATCGTCGCCGCTCCTCCCATGTCCTTCTTCATCAGGAGCATCCCGGAGGCGGTCTTGAGGTCGAGCCCCCCGGTGTCGAAACAGATGCCCTTGCCCGCGAAGGAGAGAACGTCGGACGATCCGGGGGCCCCCTCGTACTCGAGGACGATCATGCGCGGGGCACGGGGGCTCGCCCGGCCCACCGCGGTCAACGCGCCCATGCCCATCCGGGCGCAGCGGCCGGCGCGCAGCACCTTCACCTTCAAGCCGCCGGCGCGGGCGACCCGTCGGGCCTCGGCCTCCAGTTCGTCCGGCCCCATGTCCTCGGCGGGGGTGTTGACGAGATCGCGGGTGAACGCGGTGGCCTCGGCGATCGCGAGTGCCCGGTGGGCGGATGCGGGCCATCCGCGGCGGTTCGACAAGAGAGAGACCATGGGCGGGGCCGGCCGCGGTCCGGTCTTGTACCGGTCGAAGCGGTACAGGCCCCGGCTCAGGCCGAGGATGAGGGGCATCAGGCTGTCGTCCGGGACGTCTCGGAGAGCGAAGACAGCCCGCTGCACGCGTTCCCGCGTGAGCGCCCGCCCGGCCCGGGCGAACCGGCGCGCGACGGCAGCCGGATCGCCCCACTGGGGCGGCTTGACCGCGACGAGGAGCGACTCCTCCAGGAGTCCCAGCGTGGCGGTCACCGCGACCGGAGAGGCGCCCCACTGCCGGTCGACCTCGTGCCTGAGCGCCGGCGGCAGACCCTCGTCGCCGATCTGGAGCCGAGCCTCGCTCCTCGCCGGGGAGCGCCCCGCCAGGCGCAGCGGCATCGGGAGCTACTCCCCTTCCGGCTTCACGGCGCGCTGGATGCTCTCGCTGTCGGGCACGAGCGGCTCGTTGAACAGAGGCTCGTCGTGCTCTTCGACCTCCGGCTCGCCGGCGAGGACGATCTTCTTCGACTCCGGATCGACCGTCACCCGGTCCTCGAGGATCTCGCGCAGCACGATATCGATCTTGGACATGCCGGGCCGGACCTCCACCAGCGGGGGACTCCCGGCCACGAGGCTCTCCCAGCGGCGCGCCACGACCGTGGTCAGAAGAAAGCGGTTCGGGATCTTCTTCAGCGCATCTTCGATCGGCTTGTCCACGTGTCGTCGACCTCCGTCGCAGCCCGGCCGGAGCCGGCCTGCGCCCGCGCGGGACCTCAGCGGCCCTCGCGCATCATTTGGATGAACGCCGCGTTCGAATCGGTCTTCTTGAGGCGGTCGAGGAGAAGCTCCATCGCCTCCATGTCGTTCATCTGCGTCAGCACCTTCCGCAGGATCCACACCGCATTCAGTGTGTCCTGATCGAGCAGCAGCTCCTCCTTCCGCGTTCCCGACCTGGTGATGTCGATGGCCGGGAAGACCCGCCGGTCCGCGAGGCGCCGGTCGAGGTGAAGTTCCATGTTTCCGGTGCCCTTGAACTCCTCGAAGATCACCTCGTCCATCCGCGAACCGGTGTCGATGAGCGCGGTGCCCAGGATGGTGAGCGATCCGCCCTCCTCGACGTTCCGTGCCGCTCCGAAGAAACGCTTGGGGCGTTGCAGGGCGTTCGCGTCGAGTCCGCCGGACAGGACCTTCCCCGAGGGCGGCTGCACCGCGTTGTAGGCGCGGGCGAGCCTGGTGATCGAATCGAGCAGGATCACGACATCCTTGCCGTACTCCACCATGCGCTTGGCCTTCTCGATCACCATCTCGGCCACCTGCACATGACGCGTCGCCGGCTCGTCGAACGTGGACGAGATGACCTCGCCGTCGACCGTGCGCCGCATGTCGGTGACCTCCTCGGGGCGCTCGTCGATGAGGAGCACGATCAACTCGATCTCCGGGTGATTGGTGGAGATCGAATTGGCCACCGACTGGAGCAGCATGGTCTTGCCCGTCCGCGGCGCGGCGACGATCAGCCCCCGCTGGCCCTTGCCGACCGGTGTCAGCAGATCCATGACCCGTCCCGTCAGATTGTCGGGCGTCGTTTCGAGGCGGATCTGCTCCATCGGGTAGAGAGGCGTGAGGTTCTCGAAGAGAATCCGGTCGCGCGACAGCTCAGGATCCTTCCCGTTGACCGACTGGACCTTGATCAGCGCGAAGTACTTCTCGTCCGGCTTCGGGTGGCGGACCAGGCCGGCCACCACGTTGCCGGTCATCAGGGAGAATCGGCTGATCTGCGACGGCGAGACGTAGACGTCGTCGGGACCCGGCAGGTAGCTGTAGTCCGGCGAGCGGAGGAAGCCGTAGCCCTCCGGGAGCACTTCCAGCACACCCTCTGCGAGCACCAGGCCGCGCTTCTCCGCATGGTGCTGGAGGATCTCGAAGATCAGATCCTGCTTGCGCAGTCCGCCGGTGTGCCGGAGCCCGAGCTGCCGGGCCAGCGCCGCGAGCTCGTCGATCGGCATCCGCGTCAGCTCGTTCAGCGAGATCGCCTCGGCGGTGCCGTTGCCGACCTTCTCTTTTGGCGTCGTCTGATTGGCCACGATCGTCGCACGGCCGCTCCGCGTCCTGCGCGGAGCCTCGGCCTCGTTCGGATTTGAACTCGGGGTCTTTCTTGCGGGAAGACGCTGAATGCTACGGCGCGCGGGGGAGAGCTGTCAAGCGAGCCCCGGCCGGCGCCGCGGTGCCGGATCGCCCGCGCGAAGGCCCGGCGCGGCGCCGCGCGGCGAACTCGACGGGCGCGCCGGACGACGCCGCCTGGGAGGGCGTTGTCGACGGCGCGAGGCGTCCGTCCCGACCTCTTCCGGGTCGACCGTCGCGGACCTGGTCCGGGTCCGGCGAGTCGGCCCGAACGCCCGTGCGCGGGGCCCGGCGGCGCCAGGGGTCGAGCGAGCGGCCGGCACCGGGGAGGGAGCGCGGCTCGAGCGGGACATCCTCGCGGGGGGCGGGGAGCGAAGGGTGCTCCCTTCCGGCCCGCGAGGGAGTGGTCCCTCCGGAGGTGGGCGCGAGGAGGCCCGGTGGCCCGCCGGTGGGCCGGCTGGCGGGGCCGTTTCCGCGCGAGGTGCACCCCCCGACGCTGCGTTCTCGCGCCCAAACCGCCGAACGCTGGGAGGCTGTGGTCCCGAAAAGGTCGATACCGGCGAGGTCGGCCGAAACCTCTATCCGACAGCGAGTTGCGAAGCGTGCCTCACCATCGAGGTTGAAGATCTGCTTCCCCAGCGAAGGGAGGTGCTTCCCCGGGGGTGCGCTGTGCGAGGCAATTCGTCGCGCCGAAGGGAGTCGGGAGTTCCGCGGGTGTCCGGCCACGGCGGCCGTCGAAGAGCTTTTGTTTTCAGGACATTGGCCGGGGGGTCGCACCGTCGAGGATGCACCCGAGAAGGGTTGCGCGGGGCCATCGCTCCGCAGCCGGCCGGCGGGGACCATGAAGCGGATGGATCACGGCGGCCTCGGGGGACCTCGCGACTGGTGGAAGGTGCCACCGTACCCCGGCCACCGCGGAAGCCCCGCCCCCGGCGCGCTCCCACGGCCCCGGAGGTGCTCCCTCGATGGTGCGAAACGCGGTGCAACCCGAAGGAGGACAGCCAGTTCGGCCCGGCCCGCCGGCTTCGAGCCGCTCGAGAGCGTAACCCCTGAACTCCCAACGGCTTCGATCGGAAAGCGCACCATTGCGGATGCACGTCCCACGCCTTTCGTGCGCGATCCGGCCGGAACCGCTGGCCCGCGTCGTGCGGCGGCCCTCACGATCCGGCGTCGCGTTCGCCCGAGGCAGGCCGCGAGGGGCCGGAGGGACCGGCAGCGAACCGCCGGCCCGCCCCGCAAGGCCGGAGGTGGTCCCCGATGGTGCGAAACTCTGCCTAACTCGATGAACGGCGGACACTTCGGCCCGGTCTTCGGGCATCGATCGAACCGGGACCGGATCCTCCGATCCCCCTGCGACTTCGGCAGGGCGATGCGCCATCGGAGAGGCGCCCCACACCGGGGGCGGGCGGTCCCCGGCGTGCGGCCGGCCTCCCTTCGCCCGCGCGACCCCACGCCGGCGGCGGCGATGCGTGCCCCGGAAGATCCGCTGCCGCGCGTTTCAGAAGCTCCGGGCGGCGAGGAAGGAGACCTGCAGCCCGAAGTGCCGCCCCGCGACCTCCCGGTGGAGCGGGTACGCCGCGTTGAGGTGGAGGGTCGTTCCGCCCGAGGAGGGCTTGACGTACGCCCGCAGGCCGATCCCGACGTCCGGGTGCAGAACCTCGGCTCCGAGCCGGTGGCCGCGGTCCCACGCTCCACCGAGCTCGGCGAAGGCGACCGCGCCCAATCGGAAGAGCTTCCCCACCGACCAGGGAGCGAAGTAGCGGAACTCGGCCCGCAGCAGCAGCGCCCGGTCCCCGGAAAAGGCGCGGGACGGGTAGCCGCGCAGACCGGTGTCCCCACCCATCAGCCGCCGCCTCGGGCCCTCCAGGGCGCTGCCCCGGAAGGCCTGGAGGTCGAGGTTCAGGGCGGTCAGAGGCGAGGGTTTCTGGACGTACCGGGCCCGGAGCTCGGTCTCCGCGTCCACGAATCGGGAACCCAGCCGTTCGACGCGATGGCGCGCGCCGAGCAGGAGGTAGGCGTCCCGGCCCGTCTGGAAACCGTCCCGTGCCTCCAGGATCAGCGTCCCGCCGCCCGCCGCCTCGCCGCGGCCGGCGCCGAACTCGATCCCGATCGCCACGCGCCGGGACAGATCCAGGTCCTCCACGCGGCGCCCGGTATCGATCAGCGACACGCGCCGGAAGTCGATGTCGAACCATTCGCGGCCCGCGCCGAGCCAGAGCTGATCCCGGTCCAGAGGCGCCAGGTCGGGCCGGGCAGGGGCCGCGCCGGCCGCCGGCGTCCAGGACTCCTCCCGAACGCCCGCGCGGAGGTACCAGCGGCGCAGCCGGCTGCCCTCGAGACCTCGCGGGGACCAGCCGAACGAGACGCGGGCTCTGTTCCGCCGGACACGCCAGCGGTCCGCGATCTCCCCACCCACGTAGACCTTCTCCTCGCGCGCCGCCGAGTCGGCGTCGATCAGGAACTCCCAGCGACCGTCGAGTTCGTAGAAGGGCCGGCCGACGGAGAGCTCCCGTGTCAGGCCGTCGGAGTTGTCACCGTATCGGGCGAGCAGCCGCCACTTCGTCGGGCCGAGCGCCGGATCGAGGAAGGTGAACACCGTCTCCGAGCGGTCCTGGTCGCGTGAGCTGGTCCACTGCAGCTGCGAGCCCGTTCCGAACAGGTTGACCTCGCGCAGGCCGAACGCCGTCTTGGACGCCCCTCCCTGGCGGCGCGCCGAGAGGCGCACTCTCGTCGACCAGGCGTCCTGGACGCGCACCCGCACCACCACGCCGCCGTCCTCGATCCCCGCGGGCGTCACCCAGGCATCCTGGACGAAGATGTAGGACCTGAGAACCCGTTCCGCCTCTTCCAGCGCTTCGCGGGAACAGGGCTCCCCCTCGCGGATGGTCAGGAGCGACCGGATGGTGGCCGCCCGCGTCTGCATCGGGCGGTGGAGGAGGTTGGCGGCCCGGTAGAGACCCCGCAGGTGTCCTCCGTCGTCCTCCAGATCGAAGACGGGGACCCTCTCGATGACGATCCGCCGGATCGGCCGGTCGGGGCGGCAGATTCCGGGCTCACCGGTCCCCGCGCCCGCCGGGGCCGCCGCAACCGCCGACAGGAGAAGAATCGGCGCGAGGGCGCATGGAAAACGGCGGTCCACGAGGAGAGTGTAGGTTTCGATCGCCGGGGCGTCCGCTCAGCCGACCGACTCGACCAGCCATTCCCAGTACGGCCGGTGGCAGTCGTCGACCGGGAGGGCGACCACCTCCGGCACGTCGTACGGATGCTCCCCGGCCAGCGTTCGCGCGAGGTCGTCGAACAGGTCCCTCCGCGTCTTGATCACCAGGAGCGCCTCCCGATCGTCCTGTGTCTCCCCCTGCCAGCGGTAGAACGATCGGAGCCCGGGAACGACGTTCACGCAGGCGGCCAGGCGCCGCTCGACCAGCATCCGGGCGAGATCGGCGGCGATGTCCTCCCGCGGTACCGTGCAGAGAACCACGATGACGGGTGGGAGGTTCGAGTCGGCCATGATCGTGCCTCCGTCGGGCCCCGGCCTCCGCGGTTCCGGGAGCCGCCCGGCGGCCTCCGGCGATCCGCCGGGACCGCGCTCGGTCCCCCGCCGGCACGCCCCGCGACGGCTCTTCCGGGGGTAGACTACCGCCCCGCCCGCGGGCCGCACCGGGCGCGGCCGAGGGGGTTTCATCATGCCAGAGATCACCGGAGTCCATGCGAGGGAGGTTCTCGACTCCCGCGGCAATCCCACCGTGGAAGTGGAGGTCACGGTCGACGACGAGATCGTCGGGCGCGCGTCCATTCCTTCCGGGGCGAGCACCGGAAGCCGGGAGGCGCTGGAGCTACGGGACGGCGAGCCGGCGCGCTACGGCGGGAAGGGCGTGCGGAAGGCCGTCCGGCACGTGATCGACACGCTCGGCCCGGCGGTCCTCGGGCTCGATCCGACCGATCAGGCGAACGTCGACCGGGTGCTGATCGAGAAGGACGGCACGCCGAGCAAGCGGAACCTCGGAGCGAACGCGATCCTGGGCGTCAGCATGGCCACGGCGCGGGCGGCTGCAGGACTGACGGGGCAGCCCCTCTACAGGTATCTCGGAGGAGTCC
This genomic stretch from Acidobacteriota bacterium harbors:
- a CDS encoding divalent-cation tolerance protein CutA is translated as MADSNLPPVIVVLCTVPREDIAADLARMLVERRLAACVNVVPGLRSFYRWQGETQDDREALLVIKTRRDLFDDLARTLAGEHPYDVPEVVALPVDDCHRPYWEWLVESVG
- a CDS encoding DMT family transporter; this translates as MPCPPVDTGDPCRPAGRARGRVAAALITVQILFGLHYLAAKRLLEEIEPRVWALARVAAAAVLLAAAVRLGRRRWPRRQDRLAVAGLSLFGVVINQVCFVEGLSRTSPTHSALINTTIPVLTLLIAILLRQERVDRRRVLAVALAFAGALAIIDPRSAAAEPVRVAGDLLTALNAASFALFLVLSKPVVARNDPLGVTALLFLFGAGGVLAVAAPELPGFRPGEVSAEAWGLAVFIVVGPTVGAYLLNYWALARAASSEVALFIYLQPLVAAGLATACFGERPGMRVIGGGLLVCAGVYAAVRVPTPAGGDRYPRWRGG
- the rpoZ gene encoding DNA-directed RNA polymerase subunit omega, with translation MDKPIEDALKKIPNRFLLTTVVARRWESLVAGSPPLVEVRPGMSKIDIVLREILEDRVTVDPESKKIVLAGEPEVEEHDEPLFNEPLVPDSESIQRAVKPEGE
- a CDS encoding leucyl aminopeptidase family protein; its protein translation is MPLRLAGRSPARSEARLQIGDEGLPPALRHEVDRQWGASPVAVTATLGLLEESLLVAVKPPQWGDPAAVARRFARAGRALTRERVQRAVFALRDVPDDSLMPLILGLSRGLYRFDRYKTGPRPAPPMVSLLSNRRGWPASAHRALAIAEATAFTRDLVNTPAEDMGPDELEAEARRVARAGGLKVKVLRAGRCARMGMGALTAVGRASPRAPRMIVLEYEGAPGSSDVLSFAGKGICFDTGGLDLKTASGMLLMKKDMGGAATILGAAQAIAALEPEANVRFYIAAAENAVAGNALRPGDVVRALDGTTIEIGNTDAEGRLVLADAVALAVREGATRIVDVATLTGAAMIALGRVRVPLLGNDESLLTDLETAAAEVGERVWRLPADPEYREAIKGKVADLRNVGRRGEAGVIAGGLFIGHFAGRTPWAHLDISPASWSDGRDGDGPEGATGVMVATLVRLALGDLREPA
- the rho gene encoding transcription termination factor Rho: MSLNELTRMPIDELAALARQLGLRHTGGLRKQDLIFEILQHHAEKRGLVLAEGVLEVLPEGYGFLRSPDYSYLPGPDDVYVSPSQISRFSLMTGNVVAGLVRHPKPDEKYFALIKVQSVNGKDPELSRDRILFENLTPLYPMEQIRLETTPDNLTGRVMDLLTPVGKGQRGLIVAAPRTGKTMLLQSVANSISTNHPEIELIVLLIDERPEEVTDMRRTVDGEVISSTFDEPATRHVQVAEMVIEKAKRMVEYGKDVVILLDSITRLARAYNAVQPPSGKVLSGGLDANALQRPKRFFGAARNVEEGGSLTILGTALIDTGSRMDEVIFEEFKGTGNMELHLDRRLADRRVFPAIDITRSGTRKEELLLDQDTLNAVWILRKVLTQMNDMEAMELLLDRLKKTDSNAAFIQMMREGR